From Candidatus Fusobacterium pullicola, the proteins below share one genomic window:
- a CDS encoding EpsG family protein, giving the protein MGVFYITLITTYILGYLAREAGTQKEDELKTPNTIFFIMVTAIFIAVCGLRSNIGDTYFYKHSYDLMIMTGEVFGYEKGFAKLMLFLGTISPDPQILIFVTGFITNLFILLSLRREATYFEVSVYLFITSGYYLVTMNGMRQTMVAALYFFFGVKFIREKKLIFYVLLIFILSYFHKSVIFMLPSYFLAREEAFSKKMVLIILGTILIVLMFSSFAGTIKDIAGDYGYYIDSFNEGGANILRVLVNVVPVGMAYLYREELKSRWADSHIFINFSILNLIFYILSLQNWIFARVGLYAAIANFLLIPYIISRCMDEGKKTFFYLACMICYFIFFYYEQAISMFIVYRSVILGIY; this is encoded by the coding sequence TTGGGAGTATTTTATATTACGTTGATTACAACATATATTTTGGGTTATCTAGCTAGAGAGGCTGGAACACAGAAAGAGGATGAACTGAAGACACCTAATACAATATTTTTTATCATGGTAACGGCTATATTTATAGCTGTCTGTGGGCTCAGAAGTAATATAGGGGATACATATTTTTACAAGCATAGCTATGATCTGATGATAATGACTGGTGAGGTATTTGGTTATGAGAAGGGGTTTGCCAAGCTGATGCTATTCTTAGGAACAATATCTCCAGATCCTCAGATACTGATATTCGTTACTGGCTTTATAACAAATCTCTTTATACTTCTCTCTTTGAGAAGAGAGGCCACATATTTTGAGGTGTCTGTCTATCTATTTATAACAAGTGGTTACTATCTTGTAACTATGAATGGGATGAGACAAACAATGGTTGCAGCTCTTTATTTTTTCTTTGGAGTAAAATTTATAAGAGAGAAGAAGTTGATATTTTATGTATTATTGATATTTATATTAAGTTATTTTCATAAATCGGTAATATTTATGTTACCTTCATACTTCTTAGCAAGAGAGGAGGCTTTTTCTAAGAAGATGGTACTGATAATACTTGGTACTATCTTGATAGTGCTTATGTTTTCGTCATTTGCTGGAACTATAAAGGATATAGCTGGGGATTATGGATATTATATAGATAGCTTTAATGAGGGAGGAGCCAATATACTAAGAGTATTAGTAAATGTTGTTCCAGTAGGAATGGCATATCTATATCGTGAGGAGTTGAAAAGTAGGTGGGCTGATAGCCATATATTTATAAATTTTTCAATACTCAATTTAATATTCTATATACTTTCATTACAGAACTGGATATTTGCAAGGGTAGGATTATATGCAGCGATAGCTAACTTTTTACTTATCCCATATATAATAAGTAGATGTATGGATGAAGGGAAAAAAACATTCTTCTATCTGGCCTGTATGATATGTTACTTTATATTTTTCTATTATGAGCAGGCAATATCAATGTTTATTGTATATAGAAGTGTAATTTTAGGAATATATTAG
- a CDS encoding YdcF family protein encodes MRKKIAVIFLLVMTVVIFKNLGEYLVLNEKPERVDAIVVYSGDSGERTVKGVELLKDGYAEKIIFSGGAVYDDVRMADLMEEHAIKLGVDPNKIIKDREAGTTYENALFTRDLLEANGYKKIILVTSNYHSRRSYLTTKKVFEGSRIDIITVASNDEFSSSWWRSGRSLLILINEYAKIVGYYFQGKI; translated from the coding sequence ATGAGAAAAAAAATAGCAGTTATTTTTCTATTAGTTATGACGGTAGTGATTTTTAAAAATCTTGGGGAGTATCTAGTGCTAAATGAGAAACCTGAGAGGGTGGATGCAATAGTGGTCTACAGTGGAGACTCTGGAGAGAGAACAGTAAAGGGAGTGGAGTTACTAAAGGATGGATATGCTGAGAAGATTATATTCTCAGGTGGAGCTGTCTATGATGATGTAAGAATGGCAGATCTAATGGAAGAACATGCTATAAAGCTTGGTGTGGATCCAAATAAGATTATAAAGGATAGAGAGGCAGGAACTACCTATGAAAATGCTCTTTTTACAAGAGATTTATTAGAGGCTAATGGATATAAAAAGATAATACTTGTAACTTCAAATTATCATTCAAGAAGAAGTTATCTAACTACAAAGAAGGTATTTGAAGGAAGTAGAATCGATATCATAACTGTAGCTTCAAATGATGAGTTTTCTAGTAGTTGGTGGAGGTCTGGAAGGAGTTTATTGATTTTAATAAATGAGTATGCAAAGATAGTTGGTTACTATTTTCAAGGGAAGATATAA
- a CDS encoding sugar transferase, whose translation MYKSFLKRLIDIVVSVVFILCFWWLYIVLAVLIRIKLGRPVLFKQERPGLNGKIFTMYKFRSMTDGRDKNGKLLSDSERLTSFGRVLRATSLDEIPEFFNVLNGDMSLVGPRPLLVEYLPRYNEFQARRHEVKPGITGWAQINGRNAISWEDKFRYDVEYVINQSFLMDLKILFLTVKKVVVRENINQGQDVTMEVFRG comes from the coding sequence ATGTATAAGAGTTTTTTAAAAAGATTAATAGATATAGTTGTTTCAGTGGTATTTATTTTATGTTTCTGGTGGCTATATATAGTATTAGCAGTATTGATTAGAATAAAACTGGGAAGACCAGTACTGTTTAAGCAGGAGAGACCAGGTCTTAATGGTAAAATATTCACTATGTATAAGTTTAGAAGTATGACAGATGGAAGAGATAAGAATGGAAAATTACTTTCTGATAGTGAAAGATTAACTAGTTTTGGAAGGGTGTTGAGAGCTACAAGTTTAGATGAGATACCGGAATTTTTTAATGTATTAAATGGAGATATGAGCTTAGTAGGTCCTAGACCACTTCTTGTAGAGTATCTACCTAGATATAATGAGTTTCAAGCTAGAAGACATGAAGTAAAACCAGGGATAACAGGCTGGGCACAGATAAATGGAAGAAATGCAATATCTTGGGAAGATAAATTTAGATATGATGTAGAATATGTGATAAATCAATCTTTTTTAATGGATTTAAAAATTCTTTTTTTAACAGTTAAAAAGGTTGTGGTAAGAGAGAATATCAATCAGGGACAGGATGTCACTATGGAAGTTTTTAGAGGATAG
- a CDS encoding acetyltransferase yields MENVVVIGAGGHAKVVIDILLKDSTKNIVGILDDGFEKLKYRDIFGINILGKVSELKRFPKDYSYIIAIGNRDVRDRIVKKYPYLKYINAISPRAYIANGVEIGVGTVISHNAVINPDTKIGNHCIINTGAVVEHDTLVGDLSHIAPGVTICGGVTIGRGCWIGAKSVVIEGKSIGENCMIGAGSVIVRDVEKNSKVYGNPGRER; encoded by the coding sequence ATGGAAAATGTAGTAGTAATAGGTGCAGGTGGACACGCAAAGGTTGTCATAGATATTCTGCTTAAGGATAGTACAAAAAATATAGTAGGAATACTGGATGATGGTTTTGAAAAATTAAAATATAGGGATATTTTTGGTATCAATATCTTGGGAAAGGTTTCAGAATTAAAAAGATTCCCTAAAGATTATAGCTATATTATAGCTATAGGAAATAGAGATGTGAGAGATAGAATAGTAAAAAAGTATCCATATTTAAAATATATAAATGCAATATCACCTAGAGCCTATATAGCAAATGGAGTAGAGATAGGAGTAGGTACAGTTATAAGTCATAATGCAGTAATCAACCCAGATACTAAGATAGGAAACCATTGTATTATAAATACTGGAGCAGTAGTTGAACATGATACTTTAGTTGGAGATCTATCACATATAGCTCCGGGAGTAACAATATGTGGTGGAGTAACTATAGGTAGAGGATGCTGGATAGGTGCAAAAAGTGTTGTGATAGAGGGAAAGAGTATAGGAGAGAATTGTATGATAGGGGCTGGAAGTGTTATTGTAAGAGATGTGGAAAAAAATAGCAAGGTTTATGGTAATCCAGGTAGAGAAAGATAA
- a CDS encoding acyltransferase family protein yields MDTQITKEKSIVIKVIAVMMMVALHVFNFPSRIFPYTYIGLGYINGNPIEQYLAQAFSIVVNIFLFVTGYGLYIKRVSNYKEVFKYIIRLYLKYWSIFLIFIPLGYFMEIYKFNIKEFLLNFLSLNTTYNLEWWFLKQYIIYLITYPLIKKYIKKFPSIVLGISIVVTLAGMFLTLCLQKK; encoded by the coding sequence ATGGATACTCAAATAACAAAAGAAAAAAGTATAGTTATAAAAGTTATAGCTGTTATGATGATGGTAGCTCTTCATGTATTTAATTTTCCAAGTAGAATTTTTCCATATACCTATATTGGTTTAGGTTATATAAATGGAAATCCTATTGAGCAATATTTAGCACAGGCTTTTTCGATTGTAGTGAATATATTTTTATTTGTTACAGGATATGGTCTATATATAAAAAGGGTCAGTAATTATAAAGAGGTATTTAAATATATAATAAGATTATATTTAAAATATTGGAGCATTTTTTTAATTTTTATTCCATTGGGATATTTTATGGAGATTTACAAATTCAATATAAAAGAGTTTTTATTAAACTTTTTATCTTTAAATACAACTTATAATTTAGAATGGTGGTTTTTGAAGCAATACATAATTTATTTAATAACTTATCCATTAATAAAAAAATATATAAAAAAATTTCCTAGTATTGTATTAGGAATAAGTATAGTTGTGACTTTAGCAGGAATGTTTTTAACTTTGTGTTTACAAAAAAAATAA